A stretch of DNA from Tautonia rosea:
CGGAGTCATCCCAGGGAAATCACGCATAAAAAAGGAGCCGCTCGACTCGACGCCCCGAACCCTCAAGCCCCCGGTGGGACGGTCGAGGGCAGGCCGAGCAGTTCGTCGACGGCGCGGCCGATGTCGGGGGATCGCATCAGGGACTCGCCGACGAGAATCGCATCGACCCCGGCCGCTTCCAGGCGCTCGACGTCGGATCGCCCCCGGATGCCGCTCTCGGAGACGAGGAGGACTCCCTCGGGGACCCTCGGGCGGAGCCGGAAGGTGTGCTCCAGGTCGGTCTCGAACCGGGAGAGGTCGCGGTTGTTGATGCCGACCAGGTCGGCCCCGGCGGCCAGGACGCGGTCGAGGTTCGCCTCCTCGTGGATCTCGACCAGGGCGGTCATGCCGAGGGATCGGGTCCGGGAGAGTAGGGCGGCCAGTTGCGCGTCGTCGAGGATCTCGGCAATGAGCAAGACCGCGTCGGCCCCGGCCATGCGGGCCTCGACCACCTGGTACTCGTCGATCAGGAAGTCCTTGCGCAAAATCGGGATCGCCACCGAGGCCCGGACGCGGGCCAGATAGGACAGATGCCCCTGGAAATACCGGACATCGGTCAGGACGCTTAGGCAGTCGGCTCCGTGGGCCTGGTAGGTCCGGGCGATGGCGATCGGGTCGAAGTCGGCCCGGATGACCCCGGCCGAGGGGCTGGCTTTTTTCACCTCGGCGATCAGGCGGATCGGCCCCGGGCCTTCGAGGGCCTCGCGGAAGTCCCGCACGGGAGGGGCCTCGCTCGCCTGGATTTCCAGCTCGTCGAGCGGCATGCGCCGCTTCGCTTCGGCCACCTCCCGGCGCTTGGTGGCAACGATCTCGTCGAGGATCGTGGGCATGGTTTTTGGCGGGGGTTCTTCGGTCACGTTCGGGTGGGCAAGGAGGGTCAATGCCGCTCCAGGCTACCGAAATCTCCCGCGATTGCCCACTCGGCACCCCTTGCGAGCGATCTGGACG
This window harbors:
- the trpC gene encoding indole-3-glycerol phosphate synthase TrpC gives rise to the protein MPTILDEIVATKRREVAEAKRRMPLDELEIQASEAPPVRDFREALEGPGPIRLIAEVKKASPSAGVIRADFDPIAIARTYQAHGADCLSVLTDVRYFQGHLSYLARVRASVAIPILRKDFLIDEYQVVEARMAGADAVLLIAEILDDAQLAALLSRTRSLGMTALVEIHEEANLDRVLAAGADLVGINNRDLSRFETDLEHTFRLRPRVPEGVLLVSESGIRGRSDVERLEAAGVDAILVGESLMRSPDIGRAVDELLGLPSTVPPGA